A genomic region of Cannabis sativa cultivar Pink pepper isolate KNU-18-1 chromosome 1, ASM2916894v1, whole genome shotgun sequence contains the following coding sequences:
- the LOC115707923 gene encoding CBL-interacting serine/threonine-protein kinase 25, with amino-acid sequence MDESEERKKANFPRNILFGKYEMGRQLGQGTFAKVYYGKNLVTGESVAIKVINKDQVKKEGPIDQIKREISVMRLVRHPNIVELKEVMATKGKVYCVMEYVKGGELFAKVLKGKLKEEIARKYFQQLVSAVDFCHSRGVSHRDLKPENLLLDENGDLKVSDFGLSALPEQLRNDGLLHTQCGTPAYVAPEILKRKGYDGAKADIWSCGIILFVLLAGYLPFQDENVMKMYRKVFKAQYEFPQWFSEESKTLISKLLVVDPEKRISIPDIMKNSWFYQGFTRPIIEYSSIIDDEDKEDEEELVITKSPSSSSSLSSPPFYNAFEFISSMSSGFDLSSMFENKRKSRSMFTSKCSALAILVKLQSVAKKLNFGFCLEKEYKVKMSKKIEGRKGKLAVVAEVYEVAPELAVVEFSKSSGDTFEYNKFCDEDVRPALKDIVWSWQGDESNCHQL; translated from the coding sequence atggaTGAATCGGAGGAGCGAAAGAAGGCCAATTTTCCCAGAAACATTTTGTTTGGGAAATACGAGATGGGAAGGCAACTTGGGCAAGGAACATTTGCTAAAGTGTATTACGGTAAGAATCTTGTTACAGGTGAAAGTGTAGCGATTAAggttattaataaagatcaggtGAAAAAAGAAGGCCCAATTGATCAAATCAAGAGAGAAATCTCAGTGATGAGATTAGTTCGTCACCCAAATATTGTTGAACTCAAAGAAGTAATGGCCACAAAAGGTAAAGTTTATTGTGTTATGGAATATGTTAAAGGTGGAGAATTATTCGCCAAAGTGTTGAAAGGTAAATTAAAAGAAGAAATTGCTAGAAAATACTTTCAACAATTGGTAAGTGCAGTTGATTTTTGTCACAGTCGTGGTGTTTCGCATCGAGATTTGAAACCAGAAAATCTTTTGTTGGATGAAAATGGTGATTTAAAGGTTTCTGATTTTGGTCTCTCTGCTTTGCCGGAACAGCTCAGAAATGATGGGTTGCTCCACACACAGTGCGGTACACCTGCTTACGTGGCACCGGAGATCTTGAAGAGAAAAGGGTATGATGGTGCTAAGGCTGATATTTGGTCTTGTGGGATAATCTTGTTCGTATTGTTAGCTGGTTATCTTCCATTTCAAGATGAAAATGTTATGAAAATGTATAGAAAAGTTTTCAAAGCTCAATACGAATTCCCCCAATGGTTTTCGGAGGAATCCAAGACTTTGATATCCAAACTCCTTGTTGTTGATCCGGAAAAGAGAATCTCTATTCCGGATATAATGAAAAACTCCTGGTTTTACCAGGGGTTTACTCGTCCAATAATAGAATATTCTTCTATTATTGATGACGAAGAcaaagaagacgaagaagaattagtaataactaaatctccttcttcttcatcttccttATCTTCTCCTCCGTTTTACAATGCTTTCGAGTTCATATCTTCGATGTCTTCGGGTTTTGATTTGTCGAGTATGTTCGAGAACAAGAGGAAATCGAGATCGATGTTTACTTCGAAATGCTCTGCCTTGGCTATTTTAGTGAAGCTTCAATCTGTTGCTAAGAAGCTTAATTTTGGGTTTTGTTTGGAGAAGGAATACAAAGTGAAAATGAGTAAAAAAATTGAAGGGAGAAAAGGGAAGTTGGCGGTGGTGGCGGAGGTTTACGAGGTGGCACCGGAGCTCGCGGTGGTGGAATTCTCGAAATCGAGTGGAGACACATTTGAGTACAATAAGTTCTGTGATGAAGATGTTAGGCCTGCGTTGAAGGACATTGTTTGGAGTTGGCAAGGTGATGAGAGTAACTGTCACCAACTGTAA